AACTACATTACCATCATAGTTAAGCGAAACTTCAGCATTTGTAATAGTTTCATTACCGTAGTTTTTAACTTCAACATCAAAGTTACTTGTACTTACAACATCACAAATACCCACAGTACTTTCTTTTATTTCTGCGTGCTTATCCAAACCATTAACAGGACTACATTGGTTAATGTCTGCCATTAATGTAGCTGCTGTGGTAGTATTAAGTATACTCATTTCATATACTAAACCATTAGGGCAAATTCTGTATAATGTTGGAAAGTATGCAATACTATATTGGTTTGATATAGTTGCACTATCAATAATAGGATATGAAGTTCCTGTAACCCAGTCTCCTTGACTAGAATCAGTTTCTCCATTAAGATCTGCCATTCCTGTACTACCATCACCTTCAACAAATAGTACTACAATTTCGTCAGAACCTGCTGGTCCATACGCTTTGTGTAAATCATCAAGTACATGTTTGGAATGAAAACCCCAACACGGTCCACACCATGTAGCAGATACATCCATAATTACCGTTTTACCTTGGTCAAGATAAGTCTGTAAATGGTGCTCAACACCGTTAATGTCTGTAGCTGTAAAATCAGGAGCTTGGCTTCCTGAAGCTAGCTGTGCGTTAGCCGAAAAACCTGCAAGTGCAAGTATTCCTAAAAGTAATCTTTTTTTCATGTCGTTCCCTTTTAAAAAATTAGTTCTATTTTTATTATAACAATAATTCTCTTTTCCTGTTGTTTTTTAACAAAAAAAAAGAGTAATTGAAAATTTTATCCGAAAGTATATAAAAAAAGTATATGTCCAAAACATATTGCGAATTTTTTTATGCTAAAATTTTCATTTCCTTAACAAAAATCCCATTTTACTACAATATATGCGTGTTATAACGGTTATAAATTATTTCTTTTTTATTCTATTTAAAAAAATTAACGGATACTGTCAAAAAAATTTTTAATATTTGCGATGGAAACAACTCATAATATAATTTAACAAGATGAAAAATTTATTCTTACTATTTTTATTAGTTACTTTTTCTGCAAGCGCACAAAAAGCCATGCCGAGTGTATCACTTAAATCGGTAAACAATAAAAGGTACAACGTAAAAAACGACTTTAATAAGAAAGACAAAATATACGTCTTTGCATTTTGGGCTACTTGGTGCGCCCCTTGTATAAACGAATTGGATGCTATAAAAGAGCATTATTCAGAATGGTCTGAAGAAATTGATATGGAAGTTGTAGCAGTTTCTATAGACGATACCCGTACACAAAAAAGAGTAAAACCATTACTTAATGGTAAAAACTGGCCTTACACTATATTATTAGATACCAATCAGGATCTTAAAAGAGCACTATCTATTGTAAACGTTCCTTACACAATAGTAGTTAAAAACAAAAAAGTAGTTTATATACACAATGGCTATAGCCAAGGTGCAGAAAAAGAACTATATAATAAACTGAAGGAACTATAGATGATGAAAAAATTACTTTTTTTACTGTTGCCATTGGCTACAGTATCCCTCTATGCCCAAGAAGAAGAGAAAGAGGAGGTAAGAGTGTATGGTGGTTTTGAATCGAATATACAATGGTATTTAAACGATAGTGGTAGGGGAATAGAGCAACCTGTTACTCCTATACGATCTAACAACTACTTTTTAATAAACTACCAGTACAGTAATTTCACTGCAGGTTTCCAAATTGAAGCCTATGAAGATAATGCACTACTAAATTACAACCCTGGCTTTAAAGGCGGAGGTGTGGGTACATACTACCTTAACTATGCAAATGAAAAGCTAGATGTTACTGCGGGGTATTTTTACGAACAATTTGGTAGCGGTTTACTACTGCGCGCATGGGAAGACCGTGCTTTGGGTATAAATACAGCATTACGTGGTGGTAGAGTACTTTTTAGACCAACTGACGATGTAAGGCTTACTGCGCTATTTGGGCAGCAGCGTACAGGTTTTGATGTTGCTAACGGAAGAATATACGGGTTCAATTCGGATATTAATCTAACAAATCTATTCAAGTTTGAGCAATCCGACCTATCGCTTGGTTTTAGTTATGTAGGGCGATACGAAAAAGTAACAATTCCTGACCCGAATTTTGATGAACTTACCAATGCCTTTGCAGGACGTATTAACTTTATATACGACTCGTTTTACTTTTCGGGAGAATATAACTACAAGCAAGAAGATGCCGTACTAGATGTGCAAAACCGTATTAATAACGATTTTGTAAAACCAGGTAATGCAATACTGCTTAATTTTGGTTATACCGATATTGGTTTGGGTATAGATGCAACGTTTAGAAGAATGGAAAACATGAGTTTCCTTTCGGAAAGAGAGCCTACGTTTGTAGATGCAACGTCTTCCAGCCTTAACTTTAACGATAAGGTGCTTAACTTTGTACCTGCACTAACCAAACAGCACCACTCTAACCTTGCTAATATTTACGTTTTTCAAGCACAAGGTAAGGTAGATTTTATTGACCTTTCGATAATGAAAGCTGGTGAAACGGGTGGACAGATTGATATTTTTTACGAATTTCCTAAAGAAAGTACCTTTGGCGGTAAATATGGTACCAAAGTAGCACTAAATGCCTCTAGCTGGTACAACCTGCCAGGAAGTTACCGATTTACACCTGCAGAGTATGAAACTGACTTTTTTGGTGTAGGAGAAAAGTATTTTTCGGATTATAATATCGAAATTAAAAAACGACTTTCAGAAACATGGTTAGCAAACTTCTATTACGTTAACCAATACTATAACACATTATGGTTGCAAGGTGGCGAAGCTGTAAATTCCAACATTGTAACAGGAGAAGTAGTATATAATTTTGATACCACTAAATCCGTACGTGTAGAAGGAGAACACATGTGGGCAGATGCCGATATGAAAAACTGGGCAGGTGCTACAGTAGAGCTAAACCTTAACGATAAATACTCATTCTATTTTTGGGATATATATAACTATGGTAATGATAATAGCGAAGACCAAACCCATTATTATAACTTTGGAGGTGCATACCGCCATGGCGCAACACGTTTAGCCCTAAACTATGGTAGGCAGCGTGGCGGACTTGTTTGTGTTGGTGGTGTATGCCGTTTTGTACCAGAGAGTACAGGGTTTACACTAACATTAAGCACAGCATTTTAAAAACAGGAACTAACCATTCACCAATAATAAGCCCTCTTTGCTTTTAAGCATTGGGGGCTTTGTTATTTATTACTGTTTATAACGTGTACTTTTTCGTAAAAAACATATATTTTTATTTCCAAAAGTAAAAGCAAATGGATACAGTTATTAAGTGGGGTATAATTGGCTGTGGTAGCGTTACCGAGCGTAAAAGTGGTCCTGCCTACGCCAAAACGTCTGGTTTTAAACTACAAGCCGTAATGCGACGTAATTTAGAGAAAGCAGCCGATTATGCTGCACGCCATAACGTACCTACCTATTATAACGATGCCGATGCGTTAATAAACGACCCAGCGGTAGATGCGATATACATAGCCACACCACCCGATACCCATGCTTACTATGCCCTAAAAGTAGCCCAAGCAGGCAAACCCTGCTGTATAGAAAAACCTATGGCATCCAAGTACAGCGATTGCGTTGCTATTTGCAATGCTTTTGAGGCTAAAAATTTACCCCTATTTGTAGCGTATTACCGTAGGTCGTTACCCCGATTTAAGCAAGTACACCATTGGATTGCTAATGGTAGTATTGGGCAACCCCGCCATATAAATTGGTTGCTAACCAGAACACCCTCGCCCATAGATGTATCAGATAATTACAATTGGCGTACTGATGCCAAAATTGCCGAAGGAGGGTATTTTGATGATTTAGCAAGCCATGGCTTGGATTTGTTTATTCAGTTGTTAGGCAACATAACAAGTGCGAAAGGCATAACCCTAAACCAACAAGGGTTGTATACTGCTAAAGATGCCATTGTAGGTTGTTGGTTACACAATACAGGAGTAACAGGCTCGGCTACATGGAATTTTGGTAGCAATACCCGAGAGGATACTGTTACCATACACGGTAGTGAAGGAAAAATTGATTTTTCCGTTTTCTTGGAAGAACCGCTTGTTCTTACCAATAGCCAAGGCAGGCAGGAAGTATATATTGATAATCCCGAACATATCCAGTTGTACCACGCACAAAATATGCGAGAGCACTTGCTGGGCAATAAAAAACACCCGTCAACAGGTGTAACGGGTGCTCATACCTCGTGGGTATTAAATAAAATTTTGGGTACGCTATAGCCCAATTATTTTAGTGGTGTGCGCTTAGCTTACCAAAGGTACGCTCTAAAGCACTTTTTATTTTGTTTGTTGCGCCACTTACCGCTCTTTCTATCGTATTAGCATGGTCTACTACCCCAATCGGTTTTAAACCTGCTATACGGGCTTCTATGCTGCAACGTTTGTCGTTTTCGCCACCTTTAGTACTATTCTCATCGCCCAAGTGTACTTCTAGGCGTGTAACTTTATCTTCGTATTTCTTTAAAGCAGTTTGTAATTGTTCCGTAAAATATTCCTCCAGTCTTTGGTGACCTTCAATGTTGTTGTCTGTATTAATTTGTACTAACATAGTTTTATTAATTAAGTTATATACACAAATATAGTAACAAAAAATTATGCGCTGTGTGATATTAATCATACTTAACGTAACATTAAGTATTTATTATAAAAGTGTTTTGGACGCTGTTGTAATATGTTAATGTAATCTTTAATTATTGTGATGCAGCACTTGGAATTTTAACTTTGCACTTTAACCTGTAAAGCAATAACGTATATGATTTTTATGATTATAAATTCCACACTACTCAAATACATCATTTTTGGTACTGTAGGATTAATAATTGCATTTTTAGTACTATTTTTTATCATCAACAAAATAGGCAAGAATCCCAATAACATATTTCCGCCCAATTTTGCCCATCGCGTTAAAATCCCTCTTTTATTATTTTTTGCAGCTATAGCCATGCGCATAGTGGCATCTAACGACTTTTTTGAAAAGCCTTACGATAGCGTTTTAAAACGCATAGGCTTAATCCTTCTAATTATAAGCATTACGTGGTTTTTAATCATAATAATACGCATCATTAAAATCAGCGTTATTAGTAAGTACAATACCGATACATCTGATAATTTTAGAGCAAGGCGCGTATATACTCAATTTAGCGTATTAGAGCGTGTAATTGTTTTTGTACTCATTATTTTGGCAATAGGAATAGCACTAATGAGTTTTGACAGTATCCGCTCCATAGGGGCAAGTGTTTTGGCATCGGCAGGAATTGCAGGTATTATACTTGGTTTTTCGGCACAAAAAGCACTCGGAACATTATTGGCAGGAATACAAATTGCCATAACGCAACCCATACGTTTGGACGATGTTGTAATTGTAGAAGGCGAATGGGGGCATATTGAAGAAATTACCCTTACATATGTGGTAGTAGCCATTTGGGATAAGCGTATGTTGGTAGTACCTACTACCTATTTTATTGAAAAGCCGTTTGAGAACTGGACGCGAAAAAGTGGTGATATATTGGGCACGGTATACATTTATACCGATTTCCGCGTACCTGTAGATGAACTTCGTAAAGAGCTTACGCGTTTGCTAAAAGGTACTGATTTATGGGATGGCGAAGTAAATAAGTTGCAAGTTACAGACGCTAAACAGGATGTTATGGAAATACGTGCTTTAATGAGCTCTAAAGATTCTTCTATATCATGGGATTTACGGGTTTATATTCGAGAAAAACTAATAGCCTATTTACAAAAAAATTACCCTGATAGTTTGCCAAGAACACGCATATCGTTAGTAGATAAAAATACTGATGAGCCTAATGATGAAACCGACCAAAACCAAGAACAAAACACAAAGCGAGTTAGTGCAAACGAAAAAGATGAATAGGCAGTAATAAAGTATAAGCAAACTTTTGCATCTTTGTAGTATTAACACTTATCTACTACTATGCGGTTATTATTTATAGGGATACTCAGTTGTATTGTTGGTACCTCGTTTGCACAAGATACAAACGAGTTAAAAGAAACAGCAAAAGATAGTGTAACTTTTGAACCCGATCCCTTGTACAGAGAAGATCAGTTTTATGCATCAATATCGTATATATTGATGCAAAATAAACCCGATGGATATTCGCAAAAATCGTTCTCTACAGGGCTTACTATGGGGTTTTTACGCGATATGCCTATAAATGAAAAACGGACTTATGCCATAGCAGCAGGTTTGGGGTATGCTTACTATAATATTAAGCACAACTTACAGGTAATTGAAAATGTAGGTACAACCTCTTACCAAATTGCTAGTGAGGGCGATTTTGACCGTAACAAGCAAGTACTACACTTTTTAGAATTGCCTATAGAGCTGCGTTGGCGAAATTCTACGCCAAGCTCGCATAAATTTTGGCGTATATACACGGGCTTTAAAATAAGTTATCTTTTTGCCGATAAAGCACAGTACTATCCAACTTCGGGTGGCAGCACTAAAGTAAAGGGGAACGACGATTTGAATAACCTGTTTTATGGCGCGTACTTATCGGTAGGGTGGAACACCTGGAATTTATATGCCTACTATGGTATAACACCACTTTATAAAGATGAAGCACGCATTAACGAGGGTAACGATGCCATACAGCTAAACACCGTTAGCTTGGGGCTTATATTTTACATACTGTAACTAAAAAGCAGGAATAAGCCACGCAAACCACAGTAGTATTTGTGGTACAATACCAATAATACTACCCCAAAAAACACCACTAAGCGAATGCTCTTGCTCCTGCAATCGGGAAGAGGCAACAAGCCCACACGATAGTATTAAAAATGCAATGAGGTATAAAAAGGGTGTATGATAATAGGCGGATATACTTATTACAAATAAAGTTAACGAAGATACGCCCATTACATGCAAACTGATTTTTTTGTTAACCAATACCAAAGTTAACGCAAGCAAAATACTAATTAGCATCCCTAAAAAGTAATAGTATAACTCGGTAACTACAAATGTAGCAAAGCTATAGCGTAGCAATATTACAAGCAATATGGCGTAAAAAGCTAGCGGTAATCGGCGTTCTCTTTTATCTACCAGCATTTTGGTACGTAGTAAACCCAACGAACGCAGCAAATAAAACAACGATATGGGTAGTAACATGGTAAGAATTAGTACCTGTATAAACACCAAATACACTTCGTGCATATGGTAGTAATTCATGGTTACAAAAAAGAAAAACAGCGTAGCGTATACCGATATTAATAACGGATTGTATAAGTACGAAAAAACAAGTAACAGCTTTTTCATGCATTATATTTTCTTCCGCATTCGTGCTACAGGTATATCCAGTTGTTCGCGGTATTTGGCAATAGTTCTACGCGCAATAGGATACCCTTTGTTTTTAAGAAGTTCAGCTAGTTTATCGTCGGGAAATGGTTTTTTCTTGTCCTCCTCGTTAATAACAGTTTGTAGTATTTTTTTAATTTCGATGGTCGATACATCCTCGCCCTGATCGTTTTTCATGGCTTCAGAAAAAAACTCTTTTATCAATTTTGTACCATAAGGCGTATCTACATACTTGCTATTGGCTACGCGCGATACGGTAGAGATATCCAAACCAACCAAATCGGCAATATCTTTTAATATCATCGGTTTTAGTTTAGCTTCGTCGCCATCCAAAAAATACTCTTTTTGGTAATGCATTATAGCATTCATGGTTACAAACAGGGTTTCCTGCCGTTGGCGTATCGCATCAATAAACCATTTAGCGGAGTCCAGTTTTTGTTTGATGAATTGTACGG
The Flavobacterium litorale genome window above contains:
- a CDS encoding mechanosensitive ion channel family protein, with protein sequence MIINSTLLKYIIFGTVGLIIAFLVLFFIINKIGKNPNNIFPPNFAHRVKIPLLLFFAAIAMRIVASNDFFEKPYDSVLKRIGLILLIISITWFLIIIIRIIKISVISKYNTDTSDNFRARRVYTQFSVLERVIVFVLIILAIGIALMSFDSIRSIGASVLASAGIAGIILGFSAQKALGTLLAGIQIAITQPIRLDDVVIVEGEWGHIEEITLTYVVVAIWDKRMLVVPTTYFIEKPFENWTRKSGDILGTVYIYTDFRVPVDELRKELTRLLKGTDLWDGEVNKLQVTDAKQDVMEIRALMSSKDSSISWDLRVYIREKLIAYLQKNYPDSLPRTRISLVDKNTDEPNDETDQNQEQNTKRVSANEKDE
- a CDS encoding DUF6029 family protein; its protein translation is MMKKLLFLLLPLATVSLYAQEEEKEEVRVYGGFESNIQWYLNDSGRGIEQPVTPIRSNNYFLINYQYSNFTAGFQIEAYEDNALLNYNPGFKGGGVGTYYLNYANEKLDVTAGYFYEQFGSGLLLRAWEDRALGINTALRGGRVLFRPTDDVRLTALFGQQRTGFDVANGRIYGFNSDINLTNLFKFEQSDLSLGFSYVGRYEKVTIPDPNFDELTNAFAGRINFIYDSFYFSGEYNYKQEDAVLDVQNRINNDFVKPGNAILLNFGYTDIGLGIDATFRRMENMSFLSEREPTFVDATSSSLNFNDKVLNFVPALTKQHHSNLANIYVFQAQGKVDFIDLSIMKAGETGGQIDIFYEFPKESTFGGKYGTKVALNASSWYNLPGSYRFTPAEYETDFFGVGEKYFSDYNIEIKKRLSETWLANFYYVNQYYNTLWLQGGEAVNSNIVTGEVVYNFDTTKSVRVEGEHMWADADMKNWAGATVELNLNDKYSFYFWDIYNYGNDNSEDQTHYYNFGGAYRHGATRLALNYGRQRGGLVCVGGVCRFVPESTGFTLTLSTAF
- a CDS encoding Gfo/Idh/MocA family protein, whose translation is MDTVIKWGIIGCGSVTERKSGPAYAKTSGFKLQAVMRRNLEKAADYAARHNVPTYYNDADALINDPAVDAIYIATPPDTHAYYALKVAQAGKPCCIEKPMASKYSDCVAICNAFEAKNLPLFVAYYRRSLPRFKQVHHWIANGSIGQPRHINWLLTRTPSPIDVSDNYNWRTDAKIAEGGYFDDLASHGLDLFIQLLGNITSAKGITLNQQGLYTAKDAIVGCWLHNTGVTGSATWNFGSNTREDTVTIHGSEGKIDFSVFLEEPLVLTNSQGRQEVYIDNPEHIQLYHAQNMREHLLGNKKHPSTGVTGAHTSWVLNKILGTL
- a CDS encoding TlpA family protein disulfide reductase codes for the protein MKNLFLLFLLVTFSASAQKAMPSVSLKSVNNKRYNVKNDFNKKDKIYVFAFWATWCAPCINELDAIKEHYSEWSEEIDMEVVAVSIDDTRTQKRVKPLLNGKNWPYTILLDTNQDLKRALSIVNVPYTIVVKNKKVVYIHNGYSQGAEKELYNKLKEL
- a CDS encoding porin family protein: MRLLFIGILSCIVGTSFAQDTNELKETAKDSVTFEPDPLYREDQFYASISYILMQNKPDGYSQKSFSTGLTMGFLRDMPINEKRTYAIAAGLGYAYYNIKHNLQVIENVGTTSYQIASEGDFDRNKQVLHFLELPIELRWRNSTPSSHKFWRIYTGFKISYLFADKAQYYPTSGGSTKVKGNDDLNNLFYGAYLSVGWNTWNLYAYYGITPLYKDEARINEGNDAIQLNTVSLGLIFYIL
- a CDS encoding HPF/RaiA family ribosome-associated protein; the protein is MLVQINTDNNIEGHQRLEEYFTEQLQTALKKYEDKVTRLEVHLGDENSTKGGENDKRCSIEARIAGLKPIGVVDHANTIERAVSGATNKIKSALERTFGKLSAHH